In one Pirellulales bacterium genomic region, the following are encoded:
- a CDS encoding HYExAFE family protein has protein sequence MNRDNHYEAAFEEYLRARQVPYVAVDEGRRSLMADTSLKSLDFIVSSSSGNSWLVDVKGRRFPSGEQKQYWKNWSTRDDLTSLSRWETLFGDRFAALFVFAYNIHGDRSPLPREKLFEHQGALYGFLAIRLEYYAVYARQISPRWDTVAMSVEQFRRFAQPIDDLL, from the coding sequence ATGAATCGAGATAACCACTACGAAGCCGCCTTCGAAGAGTACTTGCGGGCCCGGCAGGTACCCTACGTCGCCGTCGACGAAGGGCGCCGCAGCTTGATGGCGGATACGTCGTTGAAGAGCCTCGATTTCATCGTCTCATCCTCCTCGGGCAACTCTTGGCTGGTCGACGTAAAAGGGCGCCGATTTCCCTCCGGCGAGCAAAAGCAGTACTGGAAAAACTGGTCGACGCGCGACGACCTGACCAGCCTGTCCCGCTGGGAAACTCTGTTCGGCGACCGGTTTGCGGCGCTATTTGTGTTTGCTTACAATATTCATGGTGACCGCTCGCCCTTGCCGCGCGAGAAGCTGTTCGAGCACCAGGGAGCCCTGTATGGCTTCCTGGCCATTCGGCTCGAGTATTACGCGGTCTACGCGCGGCAGATTTCTCCGCGCTGGGATACGGTCGCCATGTCGGTCGAGCAGTTTCGTCGCTTTGCCCAACCGATCGACGACTTGCTGTAG